One Faecalispora anaeroviscerum genomic window carries:
- a CDS encoding RNA degradosome polyphosphate kinase, with product MGENKQLPFINRELSWMDFNWRVLEEAFEKENPVMERLRFLGITSSNLDEFFMVRVAGVKAQVHSGYKTPDLSGLTPDELMIRLTRKIRAFTEQQYSALHRSILPALRKENIFFCAPGDLSDAQKNFLSEYFSKVLFPVLTPLAVDRSRPFPMLSNKSLNLAVRLKGEEEALFAVVQVPSILSRFLLVPDAERNNYVLLENIISYKINDLFGMHHIEACSPFRLTRNSDLEIDEDAEDLLTEVQKSIKKRKRGRPVRLELLQNCDPEIKDFLVEMLDLKPNDLFEVPGPIDLTYLTKFASLPGYDSLCFDPIKPVYPPAAFWGYEDIFEAIREKDRMVHHPYESFQCVVDFVRRAADDADVLAIKQTLYRVSGHSPIIGALIRAAENGKQVTVLVELKARFDEENNINWAKKLEQAGCHVIYGLAGLKTHCKILLVVRREEDGIRRYVHMGTGNYNDSTAKIYTDIGVFTCREPYGIDASSLFNVLTGYSRPPEYRKFVVAPQGMRSFFERMIRRETENAKKGLPSGITIKVNALIDPQIIGLLYEASQAGVPIHLIVRGMCSLIPRLPGLSETITVQSIVGQLLEHSRIFAFQNGGDPKIYMGSADWMPRNLDRRVELVFPIEGEELKKRGFEILEILRSDNVNTRMMQPDTTYLHSNRRGKAAVNCQSFFSTMARKSLTELKKSEESKLMEPIRDADKAKRLK from the coding sequence ATGGGTGAGAACAAGCAGCTCCCTTTTATTAACCGGGAACTGAGCTGGATGGACTTTAACTGGCGCGTTCTGGAGGAAGCCTTCGAGAAGGAAAATCCTGTGATGGAGCGACTGCGGTTTTTGGGGATCACCTCTTCCAATCTGGATGAGTTTTTCATGGTGCGCGTGGCGGGCGTCAAGGCTCAGGTGCATTCGGGCTATAAAACGCCCGATCTCTCCGGTCTTACGCCGGATGAGCTTATGATTCGCCTCACACGCAAAATCCGTGCGTTTACCGAGCAGCAGTATTCTGCCCTGCACCGCTCCATCCTGCCGGCCCTGCGCAAGGAAAACATCTTTTTTTGTGCGCCGGGTGATCTGAGTGATGCGCAGAAAAATTTTCTTTCGGAATATTTTAGCAAGGTGCTGTTCCCGGTTTTGACGCCTTTGGCGGTAGATCGCAGCCGACCGTTCCCCATGCTCTCAAACAAGAGCTTGAATCTGGCAGTCCGCCTGAAGGGTGAAGAGGAAGCCTTGTTCGCAGTCGTGCAGGTACCGTCGATTCTGTCACGCTTTCTGCTGGTTCCGGATGCCGAGCGAAATAATTATGTGCTGCTGGAGAATATTATCTCTTATAAAATTAATGATTTGTTCGGTATGCACCACATTGAGGCTTGCTCGCCCTTCCGCCTGACGAGAAACTCTGATCTGGAAATCGACGAGGACGCCGAAGATCTTCTGACTGAGGTGCAGAAATCCATTAAAAAGCGCAAGCGCGGGCGGCCCGTGCGGCTGGAGCTATTGCAGAACTGCGACCCTGAGATTAAGGATTTTCTCGTGGAAATGCTAGACCTAAAGCCAAATGACCTGTTCGAGGTTCCCGGGCCGATCGATCTGACCTATTTGACGAAATTCGCATCCCTGCCGGGGTACGATTCTCTGTGCTTTGACCCGATTAAACCCGTGTACCCCCCCGCGGCCTTCTGGGGCTACGAGGATATTTTCGAAGCCATCCGCGAAAAAGACCGAATGGTGCATCACCCATACGAAAGCTTTCAGTGCGTGGTTGATTTTGTCAGACGCGCCGCGGACGATGCAGATGTGCTGGCCATCAAGCAGACCCTGTACCGCGTCAGTGGCCACTCCCCCATTATTGGGGCCCTGATCCGCGCGGCGGAAAACGGCAAGCAGGTGACGGTGCTAGTGGAGCTGAAAGCCCGCTTTGACGAAGAAAATAACATCAACTGGGCGAAAAAGCTGGAGCAAGCCGGCTGCCACGTCATCTACGGTCTTGCGGGCCTGAAAACCCACTGCAAGATTTTGCTGGTGGTGCGACGTGAGGAGGACGGAATCCGCCGGTATGTTCACATGGGAACCGGCAACTATAACGACTCCACTGCAAAAATTTACACCGATATCGGCGTGTTCACCTGCCGTGAACCATACGGCATCGATGCTTCATCGCTGTTTAACGTGCTTACCGGCTATTCGCGCCCGCCGGAATACCGCAAATTTGTAGTGGCGCCGCAGGGAATGCGAAGCTTTTTTGAGCGCATGATCCGACGCGAAACCGAAAACGCAAAAAAAGGTCTGCCCAGCGGCATCACCATAAAGGTAAACGCTTTGATCGACCCGCAAATCATCGGTCTTCTGTACGAAGCGTCACAGGCGGGCGTACCAATTCACCTGATCGTGCGCGGCATGTGCAGCCTGATTCCCCGGCTGCCGGGGCTGAGCGAAACAATTACCGTGCAGAGCATAGTCGGTCAGCTTTTGGAGCACAGCCGTATATTCGCCTTTCAAAACGGGGGCGACCCAAAAATTTATATGGGCAGCGCCGACTGGATGCCTCGCAATTTGGATCGCCGGGTAGAGCTTGTCTTCCCCATTGAGGGCGAGGAACTGAAGAAGCGTGGGTTTGAAATTTTGGAAATCCTGCGCAGCGACAATGTGAACACTCGCATGATGCAGCCGGATACCACCTACCTGCACAGTAATCGGCGCGGCAAGGCTGCTGTGAATTGTCAGTCTTTCTTCTCCACCATGGCGAGAAAGAGCCTGACGGAACTGAAAAAATCGGAGGAAAGCAAGCTGATGGAACCAATCCGCGATGCGGATAAGGCAAAACGGCTGAAATAA
- a CDS encoding 6-phosphofructokinase — translation MRVGILTSGGDCQGLNAAIRAVGKALYEKFEEDITIVGIRDGYRGLIDGDYWEMGPRDFSGILTLGGTILGTSRQPFKEIRGPEGSQSEKVEQMKRNYKRLKLDCIVILGGNGTHKTANLLSGEGLNVITLPKTIDNDLWNTEMTFGFSSAVEIASMVIDSIHSTATSHGRVFIVELMGHKVGWLTLHAGIAGGADAILLPEIPYNIDSICLALQQRKRSGKQFSILAVAEGAISKEEAALSKKELKAQRAKRTEPSLSYRLAREIGEQTGNEVRVTIPGHFQRGGSPCPYDRVLATRLGTAATQMIQDRRFGCMMALQNQKIVPVPLSEVAGKLKAVPLDCELIQSARDIGISFGD, via the coding sequence ATGAGAGTTGGAATTTTGACCAGCGGAGGCGACTGCCAAGGGCTGAATGCTGCGATTCGCGCCGTAGGAAAAGCACTTTACGAAAAATTTGAGGAAGACATCACCATAGTCGGTATTCGCGACGGTTACCGCGGCCTGATCGACGGAGATTACTGGGAGATGGGCCCTCGCGATTTTTCCGGCATTTTAACGCTGGGCGGCACGATTCTCGGCACTTCGCGCCAGCCGTTTAAAGAGATTCGCGGCCCGGAGGGCAGTCAAAGCGAAAAGGTGGAGCAGATGAAGCGGAACTATAAACGCTTAAAGCTCGACTGCATCGTCATTCTGGGCGGCAACGGCACGCACAAGACCGCGAACCTGCTCAGCGGAGAGGGCCTGAATGTCATCACGCTGCCAAAGACCATAGACAACGATCTTTGGAACACGGAAATGACTTTCGGCTTTTCCAGTGCAGTGGAGATTGCCTCGATGGTGATTGACTCCATTCATAGCACAGCCACATCGCACGGGCGTGTGTTTATAGTCGAGCTGATGGGCCATAAGGTGGGCTGGCTGACGCTGCACGCGGGCATCGCGGGCGGCGCGGACGCGATTCTGCTGCCTGAAATTCCCTACAATATCGACTCGATCTGCCTCGCGCTGCAGCAGAGAAAGCGCTCCGGCAAGCAATTTTCAATTCTGGCCGTGGCAGAGGGCGCTATCTCAAAAGAAGAGGCCGCGCTTTCCAAAAAGGAGCTCAAGGCTCAGCGGGCGAAAAGGACAGAGCCTTCCCTTTCTTACCGCCTGGCCAGGGAGATCGGTGAACAAACCGGCAACGAGGTGCGCGTGACGATCCCCGGGCATTTTCAGCGCGGCGGCAGCCCCTGCCCTTATGACCGTGTGCTGGCAACCCGCCTTGGCACCGCCGCGACCCAGATGATTCAGGACCGCCGTTTCGGCTGCATGATGGCTCTGCAGAACCAGAAAATCGTCCCCGTTCCGCTGAGCGAGGTGGCAGGCAAGCTCAAAGCGGTTCCTCTGGACTGCGAGCTGATTCAGTCTGCGCGGGACATTGGAATCAGCTTCGGCGACTAA
- a CDS encoding cytochrome b5 domain-containing protein, whose protein sequence is MYHGKNGIPAYVAVNGIVYDVTNSAAWRVATHFGLSAGKDLTTEFNSCHMGQDNCLI, encoded by the coding sequence TTGTATCATGGAAAAAATGGAATCCCCGCCTATGTTGCAGTGAACGGTATTGTTTATGATGTGACAAACAGTGCGGCTTGGAGGGTAGCCACCCATTTTGGCCTATCCGCAGGCAAAGACCTTACCACGGAGTTTAATTCCTGTCACATGGGTCAAGACAATTGCCTAATATAG
- a CDS encoding 4-Cys prefix domain-containing protein, giving the protein MSHQRTNPAGQHFCQSCGMLISRYSRFFIS; this is encoded by the coding sequence ATTTCACATCAACGCACAAATCCCGCAGGTCAGCATTTCTGCCAATCCTGCGGGATGCTCATTTCGAGATATTCAAGATTTTTTATATCATGA
- a CDS encoding response regulator transcription factor, producing the protein MPTILIADDNKQITSILEEYAKKEGFVPKVALDGREAIDLFQKLSPDIVLLDVMMPKMDGFEVCREIRKTSNVPVIMITARGEDFEKIMGLDIGADDYIVKPFSPGEVMARVRAILRRIARADGQKQQVYYFDNLSINLDDYIVTIDKQNVSLTKKEIELLWTLVTNKNKVFSRDNLLNSLWGYDYFGDSRTVDSHIKRLRAKLGEFDHAGWEIKTIWGVGYKFEGKANEE; encoded by the coding sequence ATGCCGACAATTTTAATTGCTGATGACAATAAACAAATCACCTCAATTTTGGAGGAGTATGCGAAAAAAGAAGGGTTCGTCCCTAAAGTTGCACTGGATGGACGTGAAGCAATCGACCTGTTTCAAAAGCTATCTCCCGATATTGTTCTGCTTGATGTCATGATGCCAAAAATGGACGGATTTGAAGTGTGCCGGGAAATCCGCAAGACTTCCAATGTTCCGGTTATTATGATTACTGCAAGAGGGGAAGACTTTGAGAAAATCATGGGGCTCGATATTGGTGCGGACGATTATATAGTAAAGCCGTTTTCACCGGGAGAAGTCATGGCCAGAGTGCGCGCAATTTTGAGGAGAATCGCCCGTGCGGATGGACAAAAGCAGCAGGTTTATTACTTTGATAATCTAAGCATCAATTTGGATGATTATATTGTCACGATAGATAAGCAAAATGTGTCTTTGACAAAAAAGGAAATTGAACTTTTATGGACACTTGTCACGAATAAAAACAAGGTGTTTTCCCGCGATAATCTGCTGAATAGTTTGTGGGGATATGATTATTTTGGTGACAGCCGGACGGTCGATTCACACATTAAGCGCCTCCGCGCCAAGCTTGGCGAATTTGACCATGCAGGTTGGGAAATAAAAACCATATGGGGCGTTGGCTACAAATTTGAGGGAAAAGCAAATGAAGAATAA